One stretch of Mangifera indica cultivar Alphonso chromosome 9, CATAS_Mindica_2.1, whole genome shotgun sequence DNA includes these proteins:
- the LOC123226458 gene encoding EVI5-like protein has product MERRRVDDYEPGPVPSPRPVDKFGFVKQEQTSPPEGAIKSRSAIEFEREERKVRKWRKMIGVGGSDWKHYVRRKPHVVKRRVRKGIPDCLRGLVWQLISGSRDLLLMNPGVYEQLVIYETSASELDIIRDISRTFPSHVFFRQRHGPGQRSLYNVLKAYSVYDRDVGYVQGMGFLAGLLLLYMSEEDAFWLLVALLKGAVHAPMEGLYQVGLPLVQQYLFQFDHLVQEHLPRLGEHFTKEMINPSMYASQWFITVFSYSFPFHLALRIWDVFLFEGVKIVFKVGLALLKYCHDGLVKLPFEKLIHALRNFPEHAMEPDTLLPMAYSIKVSRRLEELKHEYEKKNGKLVQSAETNLKKLQ; this is encoded by the exons ATGGAAAGGAGAAGAGTAGATGATTATGAACCAGGGCCAGTTCCTTCACCTCGACCAGTAGATAAATTTGGTTTTGTGAAGCAGGAACAAACTAGTCCTCCTGAAGGTGCAATCAAGAGCAGGTCAGCCATTGAATTTGAGAG GGAGGAAAGAAAAGTTAGAAAATGGAGAAAGATGATTGGGGTTGGAGGGAGTGATTGGAAGCATTATGTTAGGCGAAAACCTCATGTGGTCAAAAGGCGTGTAAGGAAAGGAATTCCTGATTGTTTAAGGGGTCTTGTTTGGCAGTTGATCTCTGGAAGTCGGGATCTTTTGCTGATGAACCCTGGTGTTTATGAG CAATTAGTAATATATGAGACATCAGCTTCAGAACTGGATATAATTCGGGATATTTCACGTACCTTCCCTTCTCATGTTTTCTTCCGCCAGAGACATGGACCTGGTCAAAGGTCTCTTTACAATGTTTTGAAGGCATATTCTGTATATGACAGAGATGTTGGATATGTTCAG GGAATGGGATTTCTAGCTGGTCTTTTACTTCTTTACATGAGCGAAGAGGACGCGTTTTGGTTACTGGTTGCATTACTGAAAGGTGCTGTCCATGCCCCAATGGAAGGATTGTATCAG GTGGGGCTACCTCTTGTGCAACAGTACTTGTTTCAGTTTGACCACTTGGTGCAAGAGCACTTGCCAAGGCTTGGAGAACATTTTACTAAAGAAATGATAAATCCTAGCATGTATGCAAGTCAGTGGTTCATAACTGTTTTCTCTTACTCTTTTCCATTCCATTTGGCGCTCCGAATTTGGGATGTCTTCCTCTTTGAA ggtgttaaaattgttttcaaagTTGGTTTGGCCCTCTTGAAATACTGCCATGATGGCTTG GTAAAATTACCCTTTGAGAAACTCATACATGCTTTGCGTAACTTCCCTGAGCATGCCATGGAACCAGATACACTATTGCCAATGGCTTACTCGATAAAG GTCTCAAGGCGTTTGGAGGAACTGAAGCATGAGTATGAAAAGAAGAATGGAAAATTAGTTCAGTCTGCagaaactaatttaaaaaagcTGCAATGA
- the LOC123226159 gene encoding uncharacterized protein LOC123226159 has product MPHRTRPMTALLVFTGLNAILFTTISPVYDFVCFLPYWERRRERHRQEREASRLAKGFGSG; this is encoded by the exons ATGCCACACAGAACCCGACCAATGACAGCTCTTTTGGTGTTCACAGGACTCAATGCCATTTTGTTCACTACTATTTCTCCTGTTTATGATTTCGTTTGCTTCCTCCCTTACTGGGAAAGACgg CGAGAACGCCACCGTCAAGAACGCGAAGCTTCTCGACTAGCTAAAGGTTTTGGATCAGGATAG
- the LOC123226154 gene encoding proline dehydrogenase 2, mitochondrial-like, translated as MAIRFFQPKLLQNFHHWTRQLNSASSSLTAVSPLNFVEKHDHHDYFFSSPLNVHDHEKLFRLISTSKLLRSLLNLNLAAFEPVADLGMWVMNSRLMDVNITRGIITGFLKHTFYEHYCAGESSADAKRCVQKVNDAGLRGMLVYAVEHTDDKSECDQNLQKFLQIVESAKSLAPSSVSFVVVKISAICSMSLLKRVSDLLRWQQKDSSFSLPWKLNDFPIFSDISPLYHTLERPEPLTPEEETELRLGYERLLKLCHECQEGTVPLVVDAEDTVVQPAIDYLTYASAITYNKVDNLIVYNTMQAYLKDAKERLLLATEAAGKMGVPMGFKLVRGAYMSSESKIASCLGCESPIHNSIEETHACYNDCASFLLGKIANGSGALVLATHNVKSGQMAAAKARDLGIDKKNSRLEFAQLYGMSEALSFGLRNAGFKVSKYMPYGPIDMVIPYLLRRAEENRGFLSASNLDRQLMSKELKRRLSAALF; from the exons ATGGCCATTCGTTTCTTTCAACCAAAGCTCCTCCAAAACTTCCACCACTGGACAAGGCAGCTAAACTCTGCTTCCTCCTCCTTAACCGCCGTTTCGCCGCTGAATTTCGTGGAGAAACACGACCACCACGACTACTTCTTTTCTTCTCCGCTCAACGTTCACGACCATGAGAAGCTCTTCCGTTTGATTTCAACTTCCAAGCTGTTACGCTCGCTCCTCAACCTCAACCTCGCCGCCTTCGAGCCCGTAGCTGATCTCGGCATGTGGGTTATGAATTCCAGGCTCATGGACGTCAACATCACGCGCGGAATCATCACCGGTTTTCTTAAACATACGTTTTACGAACATTACTGCGCCGGCGAATCCAGTGCCGACGCCAAACGTTGCGTGCAGAAAGTTAACGATGCGGGTTTGAGAGGGATGTTGGTTTATGCAGTGGAGCATACGGATGATAAAAGTGAGTGCGATCAGAATTTGCAGAAGTTTTTGCAGATTGTCGAATCTGCAAAATCCCTTGCTCCATCTTcg gTGAGCTTCGTGGTTGTGAAGATCTCTGCAATTTGCTCCATGAGTTTATTGAAGAGAGTCAGTGACTTACTGAGATGGCAACAGAAGGATTCTTCTTTCAGTCTTCCATGGAAGCTCAACGATTTTCCAATTTTCTCTGATATCAGCCCGCTGTACCACACGCTGGAGAGACCCGAACCGTTGACGCCAGAAGAAGAAACCGAACTTCGATTGGGTTACGAGCGACTGTTAAAACTATGCCATGAATGCCAGGAAGGAACTGTGCCATTGGTAGTCGATGCGGAGGACACGGTGGTTCAACCCGCCATCGATTATTTGACATACGCGTCTGCGATTACATACAATAAGGTTGATAATCTGATTGTTTACAACACAATGCAAGCGTATTTGAAGGATGCGAAAGAGAGGTTGTTGTTGGCGACGGAGGCCGCCGGGAAAATGGGAGTTCCAATGGGGTTTAAGCTGGTGAGAGGAGCGTACATGTCCAGTGAAAGTAAGATTGCTTCTTGTTTAGGATGTGAGTCTCCGATTCACAACAGCATCGAGGAGACGCACGCTTGCTACAATGATTGTGCTTCCTTTTTGCTCGGTAAGATTGCCAATGGTTCTGGTGCACTTGTTCTTGCAACCCACAACGTCAAATCAG GGCAAATGGCGGCAGCAAAGGCGAGGGATTTGGGGATCGATAAGAAGAACTCGAGGCTTGAATTTGCACAGCTATATGGAATGTCAGAAGCTCTATCATTTGGACTGAGAAATGCAGGGTTTAAAGTGAGCAAATACATGCCATACGGACCCATTGACATGGTGATTCCATATCTTCTGAGGAGGGCAGAGGAGAACAGGGGATTTTTATCTGCTTCAAACCTTGATAGGCAACTCAtgag CAAGGAACTGAAGAGAAGACTGAGTGCAGCACTATTCTAA
- the LOC123226157 gene encoding stress-induced protein KIN2-like, with protein sequence MNQSQNSGFQAGQAKGQAQEKSSQMMDKARNAAQSAKESSQEAGQQMQEKAQGAADATKNAMGLNK encoded by the exons ATGAACCAATCCCAGAACTCAGGTTTCCAAGCTGGCCAGGCCAAAGGCCAAGCTCAG GAAAAGAGCAGCCAGATGATGGACAAGGCTAGGAATGCTGCCCAATCTGCCAAGGAATCAAGCCAAGAG GCTGGCCAGCAAATGCAGGAGAAAGCTCAGGGTGCTGCTGATGCTACCAAGAATGCCATGGGACTCAACAAATGA